Part of the Paludisphaera borealis genome, CTCGTCGGGCTATATGTACTTCGGATCGCAACATGCAACCTCGAACCCCCAGTACGATAACCTGCCCCCCGCCCAACAGGTACCCCTGTCGGCGGAGACCCCGTTCCGGTCGCTGACGTATCCCGACATCAATTTCACGATCATGCGTCCGGCGTTCGCGACGGTTAATCAGAAGCAGATCGACCACGGGATTACGGCCCAGGACTCGGGCGTCAAGAACCAGAACATCCTCAATCGAACCGCCCCGCCGTCCGTCACGAACCAGTATTACCCTCCGGCGATCCCGCCGCGCCGGTTCTTCTCGTTGCCGGACACGAAAAACACGAGCAACGCCTATGTCGTCCCTACGGATACGCAGGAGCTCGGATACACGCCGCCGGCCGTCCTGGCTCTGGACGATCAAACGGTCAACCTGACCCAGAACCCATCCGCATTTCTCGCCGACTCGGCCCAGCATCCGTACTACCGGTCGGAATGGATGCAGAAGATGATGAATCTAAGCACGGTGCGGACGCATCAGTACGCGGTGTGGGTGACCGTCGGGTTCTTTGAGGTGACGACGTTGGGAGACCCGGCGATGGCCGCGATCAGCCCGAATATGGCCTACGACGTCCTCGGCCGCGAGGTCGGCATGCTCAACGGCAAAAACGTCCGCCATCGCGCGTTCTTCATCGTCGACCGTCTCAAGCTCAGCGGCTTCGACCCCCGCAGCCCGGGCCAGTACCGCGAAGCCGTCCTCTACCGGAAGATCATCCAATGATCGTCGTGTGTATCGACTCGAGCGAGCCGACGGGCGGTTCGCCCGGAGCCCGGCCGCCCTGACCGTTGCCGTTGGTTGAAGGACGCGCGTCGCGGGCTTCCCGCGTGGAAACCGGGGCGCGGAGCCGCCGTCACGTCACAACATCACACGTCGAACGTATTGTCTAAGGGGGCAATACATCGATAAAATTCACCGAGTCTCGTTCTTCTGTCCATGAAAGGGTCGCTCATGAATCCCCGTCGTCGTAGTGGTTTCACGCTGATCGAGCTGCTGGTCGTCATCAGCATCATCGGCGTCCTGGTCGGCATGCTCTTGCCGGCGATCAACTCCGCCCGCGAGGCCGGCCGCCGCGCCGCCTGTCAGAACAACATGCGTCAGCTCGCCTTGGCCCTCAACGGGTTCGCCACCCGCAAGAACGCCTATCCGGCCGCCGGCACGTTCTTCGAAGACCCCGTCAACGCGGTCAGCCCCGCGACGTCGATTCTGACCGCGGCCATCGGATCGGGCGCGACGGGAGTCGCCGCAACGACGACGGGTGCCGCCGGGTGGAGCTGGGTCGTCGACCTCCTCGGAGATCTTGACCAGGCCGACATGGCGAACAACTGGTCCACCCACTTCCCCTACTGGTCGACAGTCGCTCCGGACACCGCGACGACCCCCAACGATCTGATCGGCCGGGCGTCCCTCGGCATTCTCCGATGCCCCGACGATACCAACACCACTCCGAACGAAGGCAACCTCAGCTACGTCGTCAACGGCGGATTCACGCGGTTCGCGGCCAATCCCCTGGCGTTCGTCGGCCTTCAGACCGATGGCGACGCCAAGGGCGGCACTTCGGGGGCTCAGCTCCAGTGGTTCGGCGCGGCCGATCCCACCGGCTTGCTCGCCCAGGGCGTCCACCAGAAGCTCGGCGTGATGTTCTTGAACTCGGTTTACGACTCTCAGGCCCCCTCTCCCTACACCGCCCCCGCGAACCTCAACGGCCGCAACCCCGCCTGGGGCGGTCTGAAGACCACGGTCGCCGG contains:
- a CDS encoding DUF1559 domain-containing protein; amino-acid sequence: MNPRRRSGFTLIELLVVISIIGVLVGMLLPAINSAREAGRRAACQNNMRQLALALNGFATRKNAYPAAGTFFEDPVNAVSPATSILTAAIGSGATGVAATTTGAAGWSWVVDLLGDLDQADMANNWSTHFPYWSTVAPDTATTPNDLIGRASLGILRCPDDTNTTPNEGNLSYVVNGGFTRFAANPLAFVGLQTDGDAKGGTSGAQLQWFGAADPTGLLAQGVHQKLGVMFLNSVYDSQAPSPYTAPANLNGRNPAWGGLKTTVAGITDGAGSTILLGENTMAGYSSGGAYTGGIASNWSSPWPGVIMFNASDDVCETAFHAATGACVTAFGSTYSNQNDNAAWSNANKLGSYENIGYGAILSSVSKGASPFINSGHPNGANYAFCDGAVRFINNTIDGTVFAKIVSPAGSKLPVAPGAYKQLPVSQDAFVQ